Below is a window of Callithrix jacchus isolate 240 chromosome 15, calJac240_pri, whole genome shotgun sequence DNA.
TATTATTGATTTCTTCACTAGATTGTAAGATCTATGAGAGCAGAGACCACATCtgggtttttttaattaaaaaaaaatagagacaagggtcttactatgttgatcatgctggtcttgaactcctggcctcaagcgatagtcccatctcagcctcccaaagtgctgggatcataggcatgagacactgtgcctggccacaaatgGTTTTGTCCCTCTGTGTGCTGAGTACCTTAGGGAAATACCAGGCACGTAGTAAGCGCTCAATACTAAAATCATATTATTCTGACTGAACCTCATTCTTTGAACTGTAAATATTGCACATTTCCTGGGCTGAAaactgggagatttttttttttagttttcttcttattcactcattcaacagcATTTATTAGCAATGTAACAGACATTTGTGCTGGTCACTGGGAATAAGAAAAAGGGTCTGATTCCTGGCCCATGGAGACTGCTTTCTAGTTAAGGAAAGGACAGATAAACATGTAATACCTGTAAAGTGTTGTAAGTTCTACACTAGGGGACGTACTGGTGAATAAAAGAACACAGAGCATACAAATTTTCTTCATGGTACCTTGTATATTTCCCTGTGTTCACTGCAACacgctaaaaagaaatgaattagtcTTGCCCTATCAAGGAGCTTACTGAGAGAAACCAGCTGGGCGATCACTCTGTTTTAGGCCACATGTCAAAGAGAACCCTTATCCATCATTATATCAAAGAGCTTGCTTTGGAATTCATTCTCCTTTATCATACTGACATGAAGTGATGCTGTGTCTGACATAGAATATAAATTCCACAAGAgcagaatttcattttattcagtgACTTATCCCTAATACCAAGGACTGAGCCTCATCCATAGTAGGTGCTCtagcaatatttgttgaataactgGGTGAAATCACAGATCAGTAAACCAAAGCTTAGAGAGGTGAGGGAATCTTCTAAGGTCACATAGCAACCAGGTGGTAAATCTCATTTCTAACTCTACTAATTCTAATTGCTATTAAGGGAACTTTTGTTCTCCACTGTTTAAAGATGGAGAATCAGAAACTCCCACATCCTCCATTGTTTAAAGATGCAGGATCAGAAATTCCCACATCCTGCTCCCAGATAGGAGGCAAAGGGCCAAGATTTGGAAGGTTCCCTACAGTTCCCTTGAAAGATACAACAGCAGGTCTGGGGAAGGGTTACTTTTAACTCAGGATACTTCGTTGCACATTTCTTCTCTCCTAGCTCTGAGGAAGTGCTCAGATCTGGAAAGTGCCATTGCCACCACTGTTCTGATTTTCAGAAACTCTTCTGACTCTCATGGTAAACTTGAAAAAGCTACTGCCAAAAATTTGCTGCAAACCCAATTTAGGAATTTCACAGAGGTGAGAGAATTAACTTCGGTAAAGAAATGAGAATCCTCACGGCTGACCCAACGAGCAAATAACTCCAGCTCCAGGCCCTTGTCATGTTGTTTTAGGCaatgaatgtttattgaacacttacctTATGCCAGTCAGTGAGCTATACTGGAGTTAATGCAGTGAAGAACACAGCAATCCAGCAGGGGAAAGAAACATGCTAAAAAAGTAATCAGAAATAGTCAAAGGATGGGAAAGAGCAGAGCATTCAGTGAGAGTAAAATGAGGAACTATCTTGAGGTAGGTAGTCAATGACTGGCTCCTGGAAAACCAAGGTAGAGCTGAGATCTGAAGAGTGAGCGGGAGGTAGCCAGGCAAGGGGAAGTGAGAATGATGGCATTCCAAGCAGAGAAGTGGAGGGCCAGTTGGTGAGAAAAGATGGGAAGGTAAGTGGGAAGAGGTTAGAGGTGAGGCTGGGGAGGTGAGGAGAAGCCAAATCTTATAGAAGCATAGTCCAAGGGCAAGAGGAAGCCAGGAATAGTTTCTAAGTCCAGGTCTGAGAAATTACACCAGCTGTAGTACAGAGAACAGACTGGGGTTGGGGGTAGAATAGGAAAAAAGGGAGTAACTAACTGTGGGGAGGTAATACAAGAGAAAGTGATGGCTTAGACTACAGCGGTGAAGATGGAGAGAAGCAGACAAATAGAAGAGACATTTAGGAGGTGGAATGAACAACATCTGACAATTGATTGTGAGCATTTAAGGACAGAAAAGCAAATGATGACTACCCAATTTGTGACTTACAAAAGGAATGGTGGTGTTCCCATTCCTAGAGAAGAAATTGACTAAAGAATAAGCAGATTTGAGGTGGGGTGTGGGTGGGGAGGAGATGGTGAGTTCCATTAGGATGTGTCAGTGTTAAGATGTCCATGAAATATTTAAGAGGAGAAACAGACAGCAACAGGATAGATGAGTTCAAAGGTTAGAATAGAGATCTGTgttcaaaatacagaaatgataGTCAGCACTATATAATCAGTCACTGGCCTAAAGGGAGTAACCTGACTCACTTAAGGGTGTATTCCTCAAACTTCAGTCATTGAATACCATATTCACTATTTTCCCCACATCTGCCTATAGCCTGGGTTATCGTTTGCTTTGAACTTTTCCTTCACGTTGTCTCTCTACTTAAGCAAATTTTTGTAAGGACGCTTTATCATTATTCTTAATGTAAATTCAGCGGGTGAGAGTAAAAGATActagtgaaaaaaaatcaatgactatcaattcttatttaatatttgttcttATATCACCTAAAATGGCATTACATTCTAACATGAGTATATGTTCATACTTTGGAAAATCCCAGCCTAGGGAAAATGTGTAAGAGGAACAGAGGGCCTCACACCAGCCTAAACTATCAAAATTTACTGATAGGTCGGGCAACAAAGCACATAGAGGTAGTCTGTAAATGCCTATGTCTGTTCTGAAATATTGAAAAGATGGTATTCTatttatgcacacatatacatacatacacacctatAAATGAGTTTAGTGCACTACAGTTATACAAGATGTATAACTGCGGGGAGCTGGGTCAAGGATACAACTTCCTGTGAGTGGGCGATTATTTCAAAAGGGAGAGAATATAGTGTGATAcacagataaatgaatgaaaagaaatgttaaTTAGGGTTAGCTATTTTGAGTAGTGGAGTAAAAGGTTACAGTCAcagtcttctttttaaatttactttttctaaatgttctatagtaaacatgtatttttctgaaattctttttttagaaaagctACTTTTTCAGGCAGAAATATCAGACAGAATTTACCAAGAGATGACAACTTTTGGGGAGTCTTTAAAGAAAGGATGGGTAAATAAATGCTATACCATTTGCCTGCATCCAAGGCCAAAAGAAAAGGGCCCATATGCCAGATACAGGCCCATTACCTGGTAGCCTGGCAAATCTTCAGCGAGCTTTTAACAGATATGAAAATGAAGAACTAGCGGATGCACCGTCTTGATGTAACTCATCACCCCTCTCAGAACACCAggggaaaatgaatgaaaaatcaaTGATTAGGAAAGACACCTTCAGCCTCGTACCTCTCAGTGTAGACTAAACCTTAGAAGTACAGTCAATTTCTGGATCTCTCTAGCAGCAGGTACACCCAGGCCTCAGTGTAATCCTGCTCTCTGCTCGAGAGGAAAGCAGAGCTGTATTTCAGGGACTTGAGGGTATAGTTCATCCCAGGGCATTCTCTACAATGTCTGTCAGAATGCTGCCTTGGCCCAACCACCCCACTCCATGAGACCTCCCCGCCCAGGACAGGTGCATGCCTGTGAGTTAATGGCAAAGCTAAGGAGCCAACTTCATTCCTAACTGGGCTTTTCCCTTAATCCCCACGTGGTGTCCCCTGATAAACTGAGCTGGTTCTTTTGGCAAAGGCCTGAGTTCTAAGGGGAATATCTCCTTTCCCATAAGGCTAAAGATGGTTTTGGGGATCTTAGCACCCTATAGCCATTCAGATAGAGTAAAACAATGCACTGAAAGGCGCTACTGGGAAGATACAAAAAGATGACAGGTCATACCCTAGGAGGACTGGACCTCAGAAAATGGCGTGCTCTTAcaatatgcagaaaaaaaaaataaacaagaccaATACCTATCTCGTACGTCTGAGAAAACAATGTGCCATTCTGCTAGTAAAGTGGTCTTATCTAACCGTGTCTTGGATTTTGACCCTTTCAAAGTGGCATTCACCTCTCTTGGAGGTGGAGAGTAGAGAGGTCCTCTTGGCCCTCATGGATAGGGTAACCTCTTGAGGTGAAACAGCACTGAGAAACTAGAATGGGTCTAAGTCCATAAGAGGAAGGCAGCATCATTCCCAAAGTGCCTCAGTCATTGCTGTGATGGCTTTGTACACCTAGCACATGGGTGAGCATTTGGGGTAGAACTAAATGTAAATATGATTCAGTTTAATGGTGACTCAAATGACTTCAATATTGTTAATGTCACTGGGAAAGATAGCTCACGAGCTGTGATTTGAAACTAAAACGTCTCTTCATTTATATACCATTAAGATGTTTTCCTTCAATCTGACTATTTATGAAGACTatgaacatacattttatttataatgaaacTAAATGCTGAATCATCTTCCAaagtacatattttcttttagcatatGTTATTCTATGTTTTTGAATAATCTTAAGTCTCAGATGATGAACCCACAGTGGATACCTTCCCTaacacaaagattttaaaaatttaaaaaataatatgtttgtTCAAAGAAAGGCAGGTTAGCTTTGCAGTTAAGAGTATGGGCTTTCAAGAGGTAGACAGGCTACAAACCCTGGCTCCACACCAGAAAGAAGCTTCCTAGCTTGGGGCAAGTTTCGGTATTATCCCCTGTCTCTGATACTGCATCTGTAGGATGAGGATAACAGTAGTATATATTCAATAAGGTCACTATGATAATTAGATGAGATAACACATAAAAAGATTTAACATGGTATTTGACTGGTGGCAACGTGATATATTATTCTTGATAACATGTTTATTATTTACTATAATTTgtatgtttgtcccctccaaacttcatgttgaaatttgatctccaGTATTAGAGGTGGGGCCTTATGGGAAGTGTTTGAAGTTATGTGTTATCTCATCTAAATATTGTTTATGATCTGAAAACCTAAAGTATATACAATGAATacgagttttatttatttattcttataggGACAAGAAACCAAGCCAAAATACAGAGACATCCTTTCTGAACTTGATGAGCACACAGAAGATAAGCTAGATTTTGAAGACTTCATGATCTTTCTCTTAAGCATCACTCTAATGTCAGATCTGTTACAAAATATATGgagtataaaaattatgaaataaacagttttaaatatgttgtataaaataatggcaaaagacAGTGTTAAGTTATTAAAATGtttccatcttatttttaaataattgactaTATCAATCATACAACTGTTAATTGCCTAGGATGGTTCTTGCTGGTATTCAAATCCAATGTAACTCTAAAAATTTACACATACACTTCAGGAATGTTTGAATGATAAGGTCTCTGTGTGCTTTACAATATGATAGATTTGACACCACTGAATATTAAATTGCATTTGCTGTGTCAATGGTGACCTAGAGTACTCTACTTATAGTGACTGagtcactcatttattcactaaACATGTGTTGAGCATCTACCTGATGTTACTGCTGAGGATACAGTAATGCATTGGCCAGACAATTCCTTCCTTCAGGCATGCTTGCAGAAGTGTAGCAGAAGAGATGGACATTAAACAATTTTTCATTAATTACATACACAGTATAATTAGAATTGAAATAAAGGCTATAGGATGCTAAAAGAGATTACCACCTGATCTGAGTTCAAAGGTCAGAGAAGCTGACCTTGAGGCGGTGGTTACATGACTGCATGCATGTGTCAAATTCACAGAACTGCACACTAAAAAGAGTGAATTGTTCTGCATGTGAATTATACCTAAATAAATCTgacttaataaaaaaataaaacccagtatTCTTGTAATCTCTGACCACAATTTAACCAACAACTCCTTGGGATTATGATGTAAAAGTAATCATATCCCACAGACCCACACTGACCCCCATGACCACATCTTGTATTACTGAGTTTaaatcacagagagagagagagagagagagggaaaatatCGGTGTCTGAACCTTTAAGATAGATTCTCACAAAGACTGTTATTCACATAGGACCTTGCTTAAGGACAGCAGGACTCAGTAGGGTAGTTCAGCATATGGCAATGGGCACTCAGGGTTCCCAGAGGGGGTACTGGGCAACAGCCATAGCCACAGACTTGATCAACCTGGCTTTCAGAGATTCTTACTCTCTCTTTACATGGGAGTAATAATGTCTCCATTTTCCTACTGCAGGAACTGAGGCTTTGAGTAGCTAAATGATGGTCCAGGATCACGCATGCAATCAATTTCAGAGTCAGAATCCTGGCAGAAGCAAAGAGGTGccaaagggaggagaaagaggagaaatagTTTTCCGGCTTTGATTCCCATTTTGTTCCAGTCACTTGCCCAGCTCCACAGTCAGGCACTGCATGCACTGCACTTCTACTGCAGGCTGTTGCCAAGAGAAAGGTAAAGAGAAATGAGTCCAAGTCCTTACTTTCCATGAGTTTATGGCTGGCCAAACATGTATGTAAATGTGGTCTAGCGGAGCTATTCTATAATGTGTGGTAGGACTGTATTTCTCTGATTCCTTACAGTTGAGTTTGTCTATCCTTTGGCCAGTAACATTTGAGCTGAAGTGAAATGTGCCACTTCCAGGTGGAGGCTCTGAGAGCCTGGGCTCAATTCACTGCCCTGTTTCCCTGGGCTGTGATAACTGGCAACATGCCCCATGGAGGCTGTTCCTTCAGCCAAGGTCCTGAGGGAGGCCAGTTTGGAGCAGAAGCCCATACAAGCTGATATGGACATCTtgctgaaggaagaaataaatcttttaccagaaaaaaaaagacctttattcattgtaaaattattattacttgCCAAGTCCCTCCCTGACCTCTCATTTTCTTCCCAGCCCAACATTGTATGCCTCATAACCTATGTTAAGAAAATCCTTTCTGGAGAGAAACCTTCGGCCTTGCTCTGGTGAAGTGTTGCCTCATCCTTTGGTTTTCAGATCCACCAGAACCCAACACCTTGGCCCTCCCTACTTCGCAACCTCAGACATTCTAAATCCAAGAGGTTACAGATCACATAAAAGAAAGCCCTGGGCTTTATCCTCTCATTGTTTTACAGGAGGCAGGTGTgtttaacaaaaacatttaaactcACTTAtctgacaaaagaagaaaaaggaattaaagaaaatttgttGTATGTCCAGTTTTCAAAGGCTTCTTGCTTTGAGCCATTTCAGGTTGagtgacagaaaatattttttgttgttgtttttacaaaCACAGGGCtcatactatgtgccaggcactgttgtaggGAGTCCCAAATAGTAACTAATTTAATACCCATAACAATCTTCtaagataggtattattattaccatcttcttaggtattattattaccatctcatagatgaggagactgaagcatgaagatttttattttcatgaatcaTACAACTAAGCAAATTCGAGAGTTTCCTGTTTTCCCCAAGGGTATtgttaattttgctttaatattagACTTGTGAGCAATAATATTATAACTCACCAAAAATAGCTGTGCACATTTCAGGCACTGTGCAAGAGATAGCAGTACCAGCTGGGCCCTGGAGAACCATTTGGCATTCCTCAAATAGAAGTCTGTGGGCTGTTCTCCCTCAAAGCCCTTTGTGTCTCAGGCAAGTAGCTGAATATGGCAACCCTGGTGGCCAATGGAAAGGTCATATTCACACCTTTCAGAGAAGGAAACCAGAGAGCCTGACCAATGGTATGATGAAGAATCTTGGAGTCCTTCCAACTCTATGGGTTCCCAGTAAGAATTTTTGAAAATCCATCCCAGATGGAAAGTCACACTTTCTGGGAGAGATATCAATTATAGAATCTATTTtagggccaggagcggtggctcaagcctgtaatcccagcactttgggaggccgaggcgggtggatcacgaggtcaagagattgagaccgtcctggtcaacatggtgaaaccccgtctctactaaaaatacaaaaaaattatctgggcacggtggcgcgtgcctgtaatcccagctactcaggaggctgaggcatgagaattgcctgaacccaggaggcggaggttgcggtgagccgagatcacgccattgcactccagcctgggtaaccagagcgaaactccatctcaaaaaaaaaaaaaaaaaaagaatctattttAGCCTGATACAAAGAATGCAAACAGCAAAAGCACATGTACGTGTTGAAGCATCAGCAACAGATAAATCAATGAGTGTGGTGCTAAGACACTAGAACATAGGCGATCTACTTTTTGGTTCTAGTCCCAGGAGCATGAGCTCTTCTCTATAAACCAAGCtgccattttgaaaatgttactgATCATCACAAGTGAGATTGTGATGCAAAACTGTCTTGAGATCccatggtcaaaaaaaaaaaatccattccaaTTACACATatgaacatatacacacacaaacaggaagagagggtTGTATTTATCAAGGTACAGCTCATATAATGGATTGAAAGGGTAGAGAATGCAATGAATGTCCACTCAATGctgaaaacagcaaaagaaagcaaaattgaGGCTTCACTCTCAGTTTCTCTCAAATGAATCGGTTTCTGATCTCTGCTTCCCTCTGCATGTGATCATTATTCTGTATTCTCCTTCTATCTCTATTTCCTAATCTATTATTCCCAGATCCTTGGCACAAGAGCCAAACACAATGTTCCTGTTACTGActtgacttttctctttaaatGCTCATCAGACACTCAGTAGCATCTCAGAAGGCCCAATTCTTATCCCAGGAGAGAGACGCTGATTGGTTGAGTTCAAGTAATGACTTGTAATCTAATTGTCTGAGGTCAAGGAGGAGGCTGACATGCTCACTCAGCAGGGACTGTGGGCACTGACTCTTGCAGAGTCTGTGGGCAGGTTctcaaagaaggaagggaggaactGAAGAGGAAGTGATTGACAGGAAATTATAAGAATCTCTAGTACAAAATCCATAGCTTGGACTAGAAGGGCAATGTTATTTGTATCTCAGATATGGGCTCGGCAAAAGTGTATTGAAGGAATAATTTTGTCTGTTACTCCAAGTGAAACCTTTTGTGTACTGTCATTGCACAAAAGAAGCTAACCTGAGTCTCCCTGGGAAGTTTTTCTGTGATTAAAAATAGCCAAGATATTCCTATATAAGAGCTGTAGCACCTTTACGATTTGAACATGATAAAACATACCCAATCCAAGAACccctaattttctttattttagcatCTAAAAATGGATCCAACTCTGAGATCAGGATTTGTGCTTTTAATAGTTTTTCGTGAGAAAGGGGGAGAGGGTTGGAAGAAAACCAATAGCAATCCTGTTCTTCAGCTGACCTCTTCATGGATAGAGCTAAGATGATCTCTTGGGGAGACCATTCTGCTGAAAAGGTTGAGCCAGCCCGTTAACAAGTGGGGAGAGTGACACAGGGAATTCGAGCCTGAGAGATTTGTTGTGCCAGTCTTCTCTAATTTCAGTCTAGGCCACATAGATTCTGATTTCCCTTTAATCCTTTAGGAGGTACAacctttaaataataaaatgcaggAGGTGGTATGgtataaaatggaatttttaatgttttctactCCCACACACTTGAGGAATACCACACATTCCTGTTACAAGTTCTCAGTACCTGACTCACAAGTCTAAATCGAAAGAACAGTgaccatttaaattttttcataattatt
It encodes the following:
- the SNTN gene encoding sentan, producing the protein MGKRMEELTWKVFTSLLLLFICRNLDTWLHNYKEDRNICRIRNSHILLPDRRQRAKIWKVPYSSLERYNSRSGEGLLLTQDTSLHISSLLALRKCSDLESAIATTVLIFRNSSDSHGKLEKATAKNLLQTQFRNFTEGQETKPKYRDILSELDEHTEDKLDFEDFMIFLLSITLMSDLLQNIWSIKIMK